From the genome of Maridesulfovibrio ferrireducens, one region includes:
- a CDS encoding TolC family protein, producing MSRKYTYTLLMFIASLFLFPLHGKAQEGGNETIAEYKTRQGEIKELTQYLVEAARNNDDLYSAFYGWKAALQRETSVSSLPDPRFSFAWFIQPVETRTGPQEFKYGLSQTLPWFGKLDLKGEQALRDADIKKAKFDALKLKIFYQVKRIYYDYAYLAQAIRITRENIELMKYLENVARSRYSTGAGTYDGVIKTQVELGKLEDRLRSLEERKRPTVAKLLAAINRPDGQTLPLPASIPVMKIEADPQQLKKDFKEANPNLLALTHKIDKEKLSVELAEKDYFPDFSFGVEYIQTGKSRSPNVTNQDSDPVVAGMSINLPIWLDKQEAQLLEAQHKVKSASRERAGLERNLSADLELEIYRYEDAIRKISLYRDSLTPKAEQSLSVSIEAFQAGTASSSDLIDAERTLIEFQLVYYQALAEQAKRVAAIEYLVGREIPCTVHGLVEKP from the coding sequence ATGTCTCGAAAATATACATACACATTACTTATGTTCATAGCTTCGTTATTCCTTTTTCCACTTCATGGAAAAGCACAAGAGGGGGGAAATGAAACGATCGCTGAATACAAAACCAGACAAGGCGAAATAAAAGAACTGACTCAGTACCTTGTTGAGGCTGCGCGTAATAATGATGATCTGTATTCTGCATTCTACGGCTGGAAAGCAGCTTTGCAGCGGGAGACAAGTGTTTCAAGCCTGCCTGACCCCAGATTTAGCTTTGCATGGTTTATTCAGCCGGTAGAAACAAGAACAGGACCGCAAGAATTTAAATACGGTCTGAGTCAAACTCTTCCATGGTTCGGTAAACTGGACCTTAAAGGCGAACAGGCTTTGCGTGATGCAGACATTAAAAAAGCAAAATTCGATGCCTTGAAACTTAAAATATTTTATCAAGTTAAAAGAATATACTACGATTACGCATACCTTGCGCAAGCAATCCGCATTACCCGTGAAAATATCGAGCTTATGAAGTATCTCGAAAACGTGGCCCGCTCCAGATATTCCACAGGGGCAGGTACATATGATGGAGTTATTAAAACTCAGGTAGAACTGGGCAAGCTAGAAGACAGACTTCGTTCGCTGGAGGAGCGCAAAAGACCCACCGTTGCCAAACTTCTTGCCGCTATAAACAGGCCGGACGGACAAACTCTGCCTTTGCCTGCATCTATTCCGGTTATGAAAATAGAAGCTGATCCTCAGCAACTCAAAAAGGATTTTAAAGAAGCCAACCCCAATTTGCTGGCTTTGACCCATAAAATTGATAAAGAAAAACTTTCTGTGGAACTGGCTGAAAAAGATTATTTCCCCGATTTTTCTTTCGGCGTTGAGTACATCCAGACTGGAAAATCCAGATCCCCCAATGTGACTAATCAAGACAGTGATCCTGTTGTTGCAGGTATGTCTATAAACCTGCCCATTTGGCTGGATAAACAGGAAGCCCAGCTCCTTGAGGCTCAGCATAAAGTTAAATCAGCCAGCCGTGAACGGGCAGGACTTGAACGTAACCTTTCTGCCGACCTTGAACTGGAAATCTACCGTTATGAAGATGCCATCCGCAAAATCAGCTTATATCGCGATTCACTTACCCCCAAAGCCGAGCAGTCACTTAGTGTCTCTATCGAAGCTTTCCAAGCAGGCACCGCGTCATCAAGCGATCTGATTGATGCGGAAAGAACTCTGATTGAATTTCAACTCGTTTATTATCAAGCTCTTGCAGAACAAGCCAAAAGGGTTGCCGCCATTGAATATCTGGTGGGCCGTGAAATACCTTGTACTGTTCACGGGTTGGTGGAGAAACCATAA
- a CDS encoding efflux RND transporter periplasmic adaptor subunit has translation MNIFKSKKSALTSIIIVALLAFGAGYWFSGPADHSAGKNIVDEHAEHGLDADVTDAGEVVWTCSMHPQIQLPKPGKCPLCFMDLIPLEKGGKSGDEAISLRQISLTSQSRKLAGIATSIVEKRNVSVETRMVGKVDYDETRIGTITAWTGGRIDKLYIDYTGSSVRKGQAMASIYSPELLTAQAELIQAVKAKESLRGSSMKVVKDTAMRTEKASREKLRLLGLSKTQIANIIKKGKAAQHMTLYSPMSGIVIKKDVVEGVYVKTGTPIYTIADLSRVWVILEAYESDLPWIKMGMLVNFTTEAYPGKSFEGKVVYIDPVVNEKTRTIRIRLEVPNRGLKLKPGMFVRGVSQVDKNAENQLVIPASAPLITGKRAVVYIAVPGKEGVYEGREIVLGPKAGDFYVVKYGLSAGEQVVTKGNFKIDSALQIIAKPSMMNPESGVKTVVNDHGETPAAHTLPPMFVSKLVYLKQDFNKLMETAESGNVEESRTFYSKLFENIKEINSSGLKGDSSLVWKELSMLLVNDSVLGSGVQDGLRLKSITAETAKHFMRLDMAFDISALAKQAGTTVETPDVFKTQLGKVYSSYSAFTEALAADNLQGAQKQAALMAEELKKIDHASLSGDAHKVWMNALKNINDGIDAIRGAKDIVGVRAGLEPLSYGMTDAIEKLGINSKQPVYEIFCPMAFDFKGAKWLQSDEKVRNPYFGEAMLQCGEVERQLKGKE, from the coding sequence ATGAATATATTTAAAAGTAAAAAATCAGCATTGACCTCGATCATTATTGTGGCCCTTCTTGCTTTCGGAGCAGGTTACTGGTTTTCCGGTCCGGCTGACCACAGCGCGGGGAAAAACATAGTTGACGAGCATGCTGAACACGGATTGGATGCTGACGTTACTGATGCCGGCGAAGTGGTCTGGACGTGCTCTATGCATCCGCAGATTCAGTTGCCTAAGCCGGGCAAATGTCCCTTGTGTTTCATGGATCTGATCCCTCTTGAAAAAGGGGGGAAATCCGGTGATGAAGCTATAAGTCTCAGGCAGATAAGTTTGACCAGCCAGTCCCGCAAACTTGCCGGAATTGCCACCTCTATAGTTGAAAAACGAAATGTAAGCGTGGAAACCCGTATGGTGGGAAAGGTTGATTATGATGAAACCCGCATCGGTACGATCACCGCATGGACCGGGGGGCGCATAGATAAACTTTACATCGACTACACCGGAAGCTCAGTACGCAAAGGACAGGCAATGGCTTCCATATACAGCCCCGAACTTCTTACTGCTCAGGCGGAACTGATTCAGGCGGTAAAAGCGAAAGAATCTCTGCGTGGAAGTTCCATGAAGGTTGTCAAAGATACTGCCATGCGCACAGAAAAAGCTTCGCGTGAAAAGCTCCGGTTGCTTGGTCTTTCAAAAACTCAGATCGCAAATATCATCAAAAAAGGTAAAGCAGCCCAGCACATGACTCTCTATTCCCCCATGAGCGGAATAGTTATAAAAAAAGATGTTGTTGAAGGGGTTTATGTAAAAACAGGAACTCCCATATACACTATTGCCGACCTTTCAAGAGTATGGGTTATTCTGGAAGCGTATGAATCTGATCTGCCATGGATCAAAATGGGAATGCTCGTAAATTTCACAACTGAAGCCTATCCCGGCAAATCATTTGAAGGGAAAGTTGTTTATATCGATCCGGTTGTTAATGAAAAAACCAGAACAATCAGAATCCGTCTTGAAGTCCCCAACAGGGGGCTTAAGCTCAAACCCGGCATGTTCGTGCGCGGAGTTAGTCAGGTTGATAAAAACGCTGAAAATCAATTGGTTATCCCTGCTTCCGCTCCGCTTATTACCGGTAAACGGGCCGTAGTTTATATTGCCGTGCCTGGAAAAGAAGGAGTCTATGAAGGACGTGAAATCGTTCTCGGACCCAAAGCCGGAGATTTCTACGTTGTTAAATACGGACTGAGCGCAGGTGAGCAGGTCGTTACCAAAGGTAATTTCAAAATAGACAGTGCACTTCAGATTATTGCCAAGCCAAGTATGATGAATCCGGAAAGCGGCGTAAAAACCGTTGTTAATGACCATGGTGAAACTCCCGCCGCACATACGCTGCCCCCGATGTTTGTGTCCAAGCTGGTTTACCTGAAACAGGACTTCAACAAACTTATGGAAACGGCAGAATCCGGCAATGTTGAAGAATCCCGCACATTTTACTCTAAACTTTTTGAAAATATTAAAGAAATAAATAGTTCCGGACTCAAAGGAGATTCCTCACTGGTCTGGAAAGAATTGTCCATGCTCCTTGTTAACGATTCAGTGCTGGGTAGCGGAGTTCAGGATGGGCTCAGGTTAAAATCCATCACAGCTGAAACAGCGAAACATTTTATGCGTCTTGATATGGCATTTGATATTTCAGCTCTTGCCAAGCAGGCTGGAACCACTGTGGAAACACCTGATGTGTTCAAAACTCAATTGGGAAAAGTTTATTCCTCCTATTCAGCGTTTACCGAAGCCCTTGCAGCGGACAATTTGCAAGGAGCGCAAAAACAGGCCGCACTTATGGCGGAGGAACTTAAAAAAATTGATCACGCCTCGTTGAGTGGAGATGCCCATAAGGTTTGGATGAATGCCCTTAAAAATATCAATGACGGAATTGATGCCATACGCGGAGCAAAAGATATTGTCGGCGTTCGCGCGGGGCTTGAGCCGCTTTCGTACGGCATGACCGATGCTATTGAAAAACTGGGAATCAATTCAAAACAGCCTGTTTACGAAATATTCTGCCCCATGGCTTTTGACTTTAAGGGAGCCAAATGGCTGCAAAGTGACGAAAAAGTCCGCAACCCTTACTTCGGGGAAGCCATGCTCCAATGCGGCGAAGTGGAACGTCAGCTCAAAGGCAAGGAATAG
- a CDS encoding efflux RND transporter permease subunit produces the protein MSDNSTPEKQRPIPRTLTEKTILFCLEQKLIVGILLLLVICGGIFTAPFDWKIEGIDRSPVPVDAIPDIGENQQIIFTKWMGRSPQDVEDQISYPLTVALLGVPGVKTVRSYSMFGFSTIYVIFNEDIDFYWSRSRLLEKLNSLPAGTLPEGIKPSLGPDATALGQVYWYTIEGRDPQGNPTGGWNLDEIRSVQDWYVRYALLAADGVSEVASVGGFVKEYQIDVDPDAMRAANVTLSDVYRAVKMSNLDVGARTIEINNAEYVIRGIGFIKELSDIESSVVKVVNNIPIHVRDVARVSEGPALRRGALDKGGAEVVGGVAVVRYGENPLKVIENIKDKIKDISPGLPSKILPDGTESKLTIVPFYDRSGLIHETLGTLNTALTEEILITIIVVLIAVIHLKSSLLISSLLPLAVLMCFIGMRVFKVDANIVALSGIAIAIGTMVDMGIIICENILKKLEKAKEGVSRLKLIYDGTTEVGSAVMTAVATTIVSFMPVFAMDGAEGKLFKPLAYTKSFALLASIIVALTILPPMAHLLFTARKKFLKSKQTYIRATLYFISGIALSVIVKWWVGLFFIYLGIKHFVLPFIPEKVHKFIDYAETWTIVAMVAWVLTSSWLPLGPEKGMSNNYLFVAVVIGGLMLFFDIFRRNYTRMLGWCLNHKVLFLSLPTFIIILGMSIWLGFGNLTSFLPETIKTSSPYVKLSHAFPGLGKEFMPDLDEGAFLFMPTTMPHASIGEAQDVLRKQDMMIQAIPEVDSAVGKLGRAETPLDPAPISMIETVINYKPEYVIDKSGERLRFKFDSDQKDFFRNVKGDLVPAQDGYPYLVQGYYERDENGKLISDEDGKPFRIWRSALNPGLNPDRKSWKGITSPDDIWDEIIKAAAMPGVTSAPKLQPIAARIVMLQSGMRAPMGIKVKGPNLEILEKVALDLERLLKQVGSVQPEAVIADRIVGKPYLEIIIDREAIARHGIMLSQVQDVIEVAVGGKVVTTKVEGRERYPVRVRYLRELRDNIDDLGNILVSAPAGEQIPLSQLTEIKYIRGPQVIKSEDTFLVGYVLFDKKPGFAEVDVVEQAQAFLDSKIESGELIIPAGVSYEFAGSYENQIRAQKKLAVILPLALLFIVLILYMQFKSMATTLMVFSGIFVAWSGGFLMVWLYGQPWFLDFSMFGTDMRELFQVAPINLSVAIWVGFLALFGIASDDGVIMATYLDESKKDRNMQSIPEIRQAIITGAQRRIRPALMTSATTILALLPILTSTGRGSDIMVPMAIPSFGGMTIAILTVFVVPVLYCGVEEIKFKSSLG, from the coding sequence ATGAGCGATAACTCCACACCTGAAAAACAGCGTCCCATTCCTCGTACCCTTACGGAAAAGACAATCCTGTTCTGCCTTGAGCAAAAATTGATTGTCGGTATTCTTCTGCTTCTGGTCATCTGCGGTGGTATATTTACCGCACCTTTTGACTGGAAAATTGAAGGTATCGACAGATCTCCTGTCCCTGTGGATGCAATCCCTGATATCGGTGAAAATCAGCAAATTATCTTCACCAAATGGATGGGCCGTTCACCGCAGGATGTGGAGGATCAGATCAGTTATCCGCTGACTGTTGCCTTGCTGGGTGTTCCCGGAGTTAAAACAGTCCGTAGCTATTCCATGTTCGGTTTCTCAACTATTTACGTTATTTTTAATGAAGATATCGATTTTTACTGGTCCCGTTCGCGGCTGCTTGAAAAGCTGAACAGTCTCCCGGCAGGAACTCTGCCTGAAGGGATAAAACCGTCTCTTGGACCTGACGCAACCGCCCTCGGGCAGGTGTACTGGTACACCATTGAAGGACGAGATCCGCAAGGTAACCCCACCGGAGGATGGAACCTTGATGAAATTCGCTCGGTACAGGACTGGTACGTCCGCTATGCCCTGCTGGCTGCCGACGGAGTAAGTGAAGTCGCCTCAGTCGGCGGTTTTGTAAAAGAGTATCAGATTGATGTTGATCCTGATGCCATGCGGGCTGCCAATGTCACACTAAGCGATGTTTACCGGGCTGTTAAAATGTCCAACCTCGATGTTGGTGCGCGGACCATTGAAATTAACAACGCGGAATATGTCATCAGGGGCATCGGTTTTATCAAAGAACTTTCTGACATTGAAAGCTCGGTTGTTAAAGTTGTTAATAACATCCCCATCCATGTCCGCGATGTTGCACGCGTATCAGAAGGTCCGGCCCTTAGACGCGGCGCATTGGATAAAGGCGGAGCAGAAGTCGTCGGCGGTGTGGCAGTCGTGCGTTACGGTGAGAATCCGTTGAAGGTAATTGAAAATATCAAGGATAAAATCAAAGATATTTCACCGGGTCTACCATCTAAAATTCTGCCCGACGGCACCGAAAGCAAGCTTACTATTGTGCCGTTTTATGACCGCTCCGGCCTGATTCATGAAACCCTTGGCACGCTCAATACAGCTCTGACCGAAGAAATATTGATCACCATCATTGTTGTACTTATTGCGGTCATTCATCTCAAAAGCTCACTGCTTATTTCGTCGCTGCTGCCTCTTGCCGTGCTAATGTGTTTCATCGGTATGAGAGTTTTCAAAGTTGATGCAAATATTGTCGCTCTTTCAGGGATAGCCATCGCCATCGGAACCATGGTCGACATGGGAATTATCATTTGCGAAAATATCCTTAAAAAGCTTGAAAAAGCCAAGGAGGGCGTCAGCAGGCTTAAACTTATTTATGATGGAACAACCGAAGTCGGCAGCGCTGTAATGACAGCTGTAGCTACTACAATTGTAAGTTTTATGCCTGTTTTTGCTATGGACGGGGCTGAAGGGAAGCTCTTCAAACCGTTGGCGTATACCAAGTCTTTTGCATTGCTGGCTTCTATTATTGTAGCCCTGACTATTTTGCCGCCCATGGCCCATCTTTTGTTTACTGCACGCAAAAAGTTTCTCAAAAGCAAACAGACATATATCCGCGCAACTCTATATTTTATTTCAGGAATTGCTCTTTCTGTAATTGTAAAGTGGTGGGTAGGACTGTTCTTCATCTACCTTGGTATAAAGCATTTTGTATTGCCCTTTATTCCCGAAAAGGTGCACAAATTTATAGACTATGCGGAGACATGGACAATTGTTGCCATGGTCGCGTGGGTTCTCACTAGTTCATGGCTTCCGCTGGGACCGGAAAAAGGCATGAGCAACAACTATCTTTTTGTAGCTGTAGTCATCGGCGGATTGATGCTCTTCTTTGATATTTTCCGTCGCAATTATACCAGAATGCTGGGCTGGTGTTTGAATCATAAAGTGCTGTTTTTGTCACTGCCTACTTTTATCATTATTTTGGGAATGTCCATCTGGCTGGGATTCGGCAATCTAACTTCATTTTTGCCTGAAACAATCAAAACTTCATCGCCCTATGTAAAATTGTCTCACGCTTTTCCCGGACTCGGTAAGGAATTTATGCCGGACCTTGATGAAGGTGCATTCCTGTTCATGCCGACCACAATGCCCCACGCATCCATCGGGGAAGCGCAGGATGTGCTTCGTAAGCAGGACATGATGATTCAAGCCATTCCCGAAGTTGACTCGGCAGTAGGCAAACTCGGGCGCGCAGAAACTCCTCTTGATCCCGCACCCATATCCATGATCGAGACGGTCATTAATTATAAACCTGAATATGTGATCGATAAATCTGGTGAACGGTTACGCTTCAAATTTGACTCCGATCAAAAAGATTTTTTCCGCAATGTTAAAGGAGACCTCGTTCCGGCACAGGATGGATATCCGTATCTGGTGCAGGGCTATTACGAGCGGGATGAAAATGGAAAATTAATTTCTGATGAAGACGGGAAACCTTTCAGAATATGGCGTTCAGCGCTTAATCCCGGTCTGAATCCGGATCGTAAAAGCTGGAAAGGAATAACTTCTCCGGATGATATCTGGGATGAAATCATCAAAGCCGCAGCAATGCCCGGCGTCACCTCCGCTCCTAAATTGCAACCCATAGCCGCCCGAATTGTCATGCTGCAATCCGGCATGCGTGCGCCTATGGGCATCAAGGTAAAAGGCCCGAACCTCGAAATATTGGAAAAGGTTGCTCTTGATCTTGAAAGATTGCTTAAACAAGTAGGTTCGGTGCAACCGGAAGCTGTCATCGCTGACCGCATTGTGGGTAAGCCTTACCTTGAAATCATTATTGACCGTGAAGCAATTGCAAGACATGGAATAATGCTTTCACAGGTGCAGGATGTCATTGAAGTTGCGGTGGGCGGAAAGGTTGTAACCACAAAAGTTGAAGGGCGTGAACGCTATCCCGTCCGTGTTCGTTATTTGCGGGAACTCAGAGATAATATAGACGACCTTGGCAATATCCTCGTCAGCGCCCCGGCAGGTGAACAGATCCCGCTCAGCCAGCTAACCGAGATAAAATACATTCGCGGACCGCAGGTCATTAAAAGTGAAGATACCTTTTTGGTGGGTTACGTACTTTTCGACAAGAAACCCGGCTTTGCCGAAGTGGATGTAGTTGAACAGGCGCAGGCTTTCTTGGATTCAAAAATAGAATCAGGGGAGCTGATTATTCCTGCCGGAGTCTCGTACGAATTTGCCGGAAGTTATGAAAATCAAATCAGAGCACAAAAGAAACTTGCGGTAATTCTGCCGCTGGCCCTGCTGTTTATCGTGCTCATTCTTTACATGCAGTTCAAATCAATGGCGACAACGCTGATGGTTTTTTCAGGTATTTTCGTTGCATGGTCCGGCGGTTTTCTCATGGTCTGGCTGTATGGTCAGCCGTGGTTTTTAGATTTCAGCATGTTCGGAACAGACATGCGAGAACTCTTTCAAGTTGCGCCTATCAACTTAAGTGTAGCCATCTGGGTAGGTTTCCTAGCCTTGTTCGGAATTGCCTCGGACGATGGTGTAATCATGGCAACATATCTGGATGAAAGTAAAAAAGACCGCAATATGCAAAGCATCCCTGAAATCAGACAGGCGATCATAACCGGGGCACAAAGAAGAATCCGTCCGGCACTGATGACCTCGGCAACAACCATTCTTGCCCTGTTGCCTATTTTAACTTCTACAGGCAGAGGATCAGATATAATGGTCCCCATGGCCATCCCTTCATTCGGAGGAATGACTATCGCTATACTTACCGTGTTTGTGGTGCCGGTGCTTTATTGCGGGGTTGAGGAAATTAAATTTAAAAGCTCTCTGGGCTGA
- a CDS encoding UDP-glucose--hexose-1-phosphate uridylyltransferase, whose amino-acid sequence MVNKLQDLPHKRFNPLTGEWILVSPHRTKRPWQGRQESTQTNVLPGYDPKCYLCPGNVRNQGATNPDYKDVFVFDNDFPSLLEDSVNEFCDQDELFQVEPESGICRVVCFSPRHDLTLSRMNPGAVRKVVDIWCDQFTELSARKDIGYVQIFENRGDIMGCSNPHPHCQVWATRSIPTIPANEDIRQEKYLREKDQCLLCRYVERELQSGERIVFENDSFVALVPFWAVWPFETMLLPKVHMGAITDMNDSQKKDLAEALVRMGIRFDNLFETSFPYSMGIHQRPARENSGDHWHWHIHYYPPLLRSATVRKFMVGFEMMGMPQRDITAEQSAKRLRDLPEIHFQDWDV is encoded by the coding sequence ATGGTCAATAAACTTCAGGATCTCCCGCATAAGCGCTTTAATCCCCTTACCGGGGAGTGGATATTGGTGTCTCCGCACCGGACTAAAAGACCTTGGCAGGGACGGCAGGAAAGTACTCAAACGAACGTACTGCCCGGCTATGATCCAAAATGTTATTTGTGCCCGGGCAATGTCCGCAATCAGGGGGCGACCAATCCTGATTACAAAGACGTTTTTGTTTTCGACAACGATTTTCCTTCCCTACTTGAAGATTCCGTAAATGAGTTCTGTGATCAGGATGAACTTTTTCAGGTGGAACCCGAAAGCGGTATTTGTCGGGTTGTCTGTTTTTCCCCACGGCATGATCTGACTCTGTCGCGAATGAATCCTGGCGCAGTGCGCAAGGTTGTAGATATTTGGTGTGATCAGTTCACTGAACTTTCAGCCCGTAAAGACATCGGTTATGTCCAGATTTTCGAAAATAGGGGCGATATAATGGGTTGTTCTAATCCTCATCCCCACTGCCAAGTTTGGGCTACCCGTTCCATACCCACTATTCCCGCTAACGAAGATATCCGCCAAGAAAAATATTTACGCGAGAAAGACCAATGTCTGCTTTGTCGTTACGTTGAGCGTGAATTGCAATCCGGCGAACGGATTGTTTTCGAAAATGATTCTTTTGTAGCCCTTGTTCCGTTTTGGGCGGTCTGGCCCTTTGAAACGATGCTGTTACCCAAAGTTCACATGGGGGCAATAACCGATATGAATGACAGCCAGAAAAAAGATCTGGCTGAGGCTCTGGTTCGTATGGGAATACGTTTTGATAATCTTTTTGAAACATCATTTCCTTATTCCATGGGAATCCATCAGCGTCCGGCCCGGGAAAATAGCGGAGATCATTGGCACTGGCACATTCATTACTATCCGCCACTTCTCCGTTCTGCCACAGTACGCAAATTTATGGTCGGTTTTGAAATGATGGGCATGCCGCAACGGGATATTACCGCTGAACAAAGTGCCAAACGATTGCGCGATCTGCCGGAAATACATTTTCAGGATTGGGATGTATAA
- a CDS encoding galactokinase family protein: MFSIENIRKHLDRGGFDQDFCAIHSYSRLDESRLRLTKLLDWTEESFNSKLSGIASAPGRTEIGGNHTDHNNGRVLAAAVNLDCLSIFSPTSGVDEQVITILSENFEKPIVVDLTDTSPRSKEEGTSEALVRGVADGFRKSGLKASGFNGCVLSSIPAGAGLSSSAAFEVLIGRIFSALFNNSTVSPLDLARIARRAENLYFGKPCGFMDQMASSFEGILRIDFKDSDNPAVERVSPGFINAETGREGFYGTGYRLCVVNTGGSHADLTSEYAAIREEMQLASQFFGRNEARGISMSGVIENMGLLREKAGDRAALRLMHFIGEDERAVLQGNALHAGDIREFLKLVAESGNSSCRLLQNCYNTHSPSEQPIPLALTLTKLLLGSKGVGRVHGGGFAGTIQVYVQDSSFDEYKKAMENVFGAGSVIELVVRQPGREFLSISQTEAEGK; this comes from the coding sequence ATGTTTTCAATAGAGAATATTAGAAAGCATCTTGATAGAGGCGGCTTTGATCAGGATTTTTGCGCCATACATTCATATTCCAGACTTGATGAATCCCGCCTCCGTTTAACTAAACTTTTGGATTGGACAGAAGAATCCTTCAATTCAAAATTATCAGGAATTGCCAGCGCTCCAGGAAGAACCGAGATTGGCGGAAACCACACCGACCATAATAACGGAAGAGTCCTAGCGGCAGCGGTCAATCTGGATTGCCTGTCGATATTTTCTCCAACTTCTGGAGTAGATGAACAGGTCATCACTATTTTATCTGAAAATTTTGAAAAGCCTATTGTGGTTGATCTGACCGACACCTCCCCGCGTTCAAAGGAAGAAGGAACCAGCGAAGCCCTTGTCCGTGGAGTCGCTGACGGTTTTCGCAAATCCGGATTAAAAGCTTCCGGGTTTAACGGTTGTGTTTTAAGCTCCATTCCCGCCGGGGCCGGTCTAAGTTCTTCAGCTGCTTTTGAAGTGCTGATAGGAAGAATTTTCAGCGCACTTTTCAACAATTCCACCGTTAGCCCCTTAGATCTCGCCCGTATAGCAAGACGGGCAGAAAATCTGTATTTTGGTAAGCCCTGCGGGTTTATGGATCAGATGGCCTCTTCTTTTGAAGGCATTCTGAGAATTGATTTTAAGGATTCTGACAATCCGGCAGTCGAACGAGTTTCTCCCGGATTTATTAATGCTGAAACTGGGCGTGAAGGGTTTTACGGAACCGGATATCGTCTCTGTGTAGTTAATACCGGAGGAAGCCACGCTGATTTGACTTCTGAATACGCGGCTATACGCGAAGAAATGCAGCTGGCATCACAGTTTTTCGGGCGTAACGAAGCTCGGGGAATAAGCATGTCCGGGGTGATCGAGAATATGGGGTTGCTTCGAGAAAAAGCAGGAGACAGAGCTGCGCTCAGACTTATGCACTTCATAGGAGAGGACGAGCGGGCAGTACTGCAAGGTAACGCTTTACACGCCGGAGACATAAGAGAGTTTCTCAAACTGGTTGCTGAATCCGGAAATTCCTCCTGCCGACTTTTACAAAACTGTTACAATACGCATTCACCTTCTGAGCAGCCCATTCCGTTAGCTTTGACTTTAACAAAACTTCTCCTCGGTTCAAAAGGAGTTGGCAGAGTTCACGGCGGCGGTTTTGCCGGAACTATTCAAGTTTACGTTCAAGACTCCAGCTTTGATGAATATAAAAAAGCTATGGAAAATGTTTTTGGGGCCGGTTCGGTCATTGAACTGGTCGTACGCCAGCCGGGACGGGAATTTCTGTCCATTTCTCAAACAGAGGCAGAAGGTAAATAA
- a CDS encoding LacI family DNA-binding transcriptional regulator: MGQITLKDLARKLGISASTVSRALHNHPDISDKTKRLALEAAETYGYQPNPIAQSLKKKRSNIIGVIVPEIRHNFFATLISGIEEVTYDAGYIIMVCQSNETLSREIANTKALTANRVAGLLMAISLETTTYDHMKNVIKHGIPLVQFDRVVDELVTGKVCIDDFRAAYKATGHLIDCGYKRIGFLAGREGISLNSLRFNGYLQALKNYGIPYYPELNINIGGCRGTNGRQGAEEYLKMDNPPDAILAINDPVAVGAFCRFREAGLRIPDDIALAGFSGSPESALIEPALTTISQPAFEMGRTAASLLLKELASAEGEYTPETIILETELLVRGSSCAGGTK; encoded by the coding sequence ATGGGTCAGATAACTCTTAAAGATCTCGCCCGTAAGCTGGGGATATCAGCATCCACTGTTTCCAGAGCTTTGCACAACCATCCGGACATCAGCGACAAAACTAAACGGCTGGCACTGGAGGCGGCAGAAACATACGGCTATCAGCCGAATCCTATTGCGCAAAGTTTGAAGAAAAAGCGCAGCAATATAATCGGGGTTATTGTCCCTGAAATTCGTCATAATTTTTTTGCCACGCTCATAAGCGGCATTGAGGAAGTTACCTACGATGCAGGCTATATCATCATGGTCTGCCAATCTAATGAAACTCTAAGTCGTGAAATAGCCAATACAAAAGCTCTGACAGCCAACCGTGTCGCTGGGTTGCTTATGGCTATATCCCTTGAGACAACGACCTACGACCATATGAAAAATGTGATCAAGCATGGTATTCCATTGGTTCAATTTGACCGTGTAGTTGATGAACTAGTGACCGGAAAGGTGTGCATTGATGATTTTCGTGCGGCGTACAAAGCCACTGGTCACCTGATTGATTGCGGCTACAAGCGCATCGGTTTTCTTGCCGGACGGGAAGGAATTTCTCTGAATAGCTTGCGTTTTAACGGGTACTTACAGGCACTCAAAAACTATGGCATACCGTATTACCCCGAATTGAACATTAATATCGGAGGCTGTCGCGGGACGAACGGACGGCAGGGAGCTGAGGAATACCTGAAAATGGACAATCCACCGGACGCAATTCTGGCTATTAATGATCCTGTTGCTGTGGGGGCCTTTTGTCGTTTTCGCGAGGCAGGATTGCGCATCCCGGACGATATCGCATTGGCAGGATTCTCCGGTTCACCGGAATCAGCTCTTATTGAACCGGCTTTGACAACTATTTCTCAGCCCGCATTTGAAATGGGCAGAACAGCCGCTTCTCTGCTGTTGAAAGAATTGGCCAGTGCAGAGGGGGAATATACTCCTGAAACCATTATTCTGGAAACGGAGTTGCTTGTACGGGGATCAAGTTGTGCGGGAGGAACTAAGTGA